A single genomic interval of Halobacillus halophilus DSM 2266 harbors:
- a CDS encoding YegS/Rv2252/BmrU family lipid kinase, with protein MARYETGLFIYNGNEDSNVLETNLSQTIPILTQEVKELKVLQTDSLDEFKEACRNYGPEVDVLFILGGDGTVHEGINSMADLERRPVIGVLPGGTCNDFSRVLDTPQNMQQAARAIIKGEELTLDAGKTNNYYFINFWGIGLVTQASFNIDEDSKNRFGVLSYFMSALKTMNEATPFEFTVTVDGEKLDGEAIMILVMNGQFIGTRRVPVPSIDLQDGLLDVLVVKNSNLKLFKELMTMKRPWANEERFQELHHLQGKQVKIEVDSSQEVDMDGEIKGETPAELEVLPDHFTFLSGGPNALHAFSEK; from the coding sequence ATGGCACGATATGAAACCGGATTATTTATATACAATGGAAATGAAGATAGCAATGTACTCGAAACAAACCTTTCACAAACGATACCGATTTTGACTCAGGAAGTGAAGGAGCTAAAAGTACTCCAGACGGATTCGCTTGATGAGTTCAAGGAAGCCTGCAGAAACTATGGACCGGAAGTGGACGTCCTCTTTATTCTGGGAGGCGATGGAACTGTTCATGAAGGAATTAACAGCATGGCTGACCTGGAAAGACGTCCTGTGATAGGAGTTCTCCCTGGAGGGACGTGTAATGATTTCAGTCGTGTGCTGGATACTCCCCAGAATATGCAGCAAGCGGCACGTGCAATTATTAAAGGGGAAGAACTGACGTTAGATGCCGGAAAGACCAATAATTATTACTTTATTAATTTCTGGGGAATTGGATTAGTCACTCAGGCCTCGTTTAACATTGATGAAGATAGTAAAAACCGTTTCGGCGTACTGAGCTATTTCATGAGTGCCTTAAAAACGATGAATGAGGCTACTCCTTTCGAATTTACGGTGACGGTGGATGGAGAAAAATTAGATGGAGAAGCCATCATGATTCTCGTGATGAACGGACAATTCATCGGAACTCGCCGTGTTCCTGTCCCTTCCATTGACTTACAGGACGGTCTTCTTGATGTTCTCGTAGTTAAAAATTCCAATTTGAAATTATTTAAAGAACTGATGACAATGAAACGTCCATGGGCGAATGAGGAGCGTTTTCAAGAACTGCATCACCTTCAGGGTAAACAGGTGAAAATAGAAGTCGATTCTTCGCAGGAAGTCGATATGGACGGCGAAATTAAAGGAGAGACCCCGGCTGAACTGGAAGTGCTTCCTGATCACTTTACATTCTTGAGCGGCGGTCCAAATGCTCTGCATGCCTTTTCTGAAAAATAA